The Commensalibacter nepenthis genome has a window encoding:
- the hfq gene encoding RNA chaperone Hfq encodes MPKDNFQNIQDVFLNQLRKSKVSVTVFLVNGVKLQGIISGFDNFSILLRRESHAQLVYKHAVSTIMPATPIQLPYNTPEEN; translated from the coding sequence GTGCCAAAAGACAATTTTCAAAACATACAAGACGTATTTTTAAACCAATTAAGAAAATCCAAGGTCTCCGTGACTGTTTTCTTGGTCAATGGCGTCAAATTGCAAGGAATAATATCAGGGTTTGATAATTTCTCAATTTTATTAAGAAGAGAGAGTCACGCTCAACTTGTATATAAACACGCAGTCAGCACGATTATGCCTGCAACGCCTATACAATTGCCTTATAATACTCCAGAAGAAAACTAG
- the hflX gene encoding GTPase HflX: MTNFDSTHQNARAAVIVPWDVSNRQISNRNSQSRLEEAIGLASSIRLEILHTEIINLRSYRSATLIGQGHIEQLRDSIQSNEIEIAIFDTRLSPIQQRNLEKALACKVIDRTALILDIFGERAQTKEGTLQVELAHLQYQRSRLVRSWTHLERQRGGFGFMGGPGETQIEADRRLIDERIIRLKKDLEQVRRTRGLHRKSRQKVPFPIVALIGYTNAGKSTLFNKLTGADVHAQDQLFATLDPTMRKLQLPSGKTIILSDTVGFISDLPTELIAAFRATLEETAEADIILHVRDISHPETIEQRQDVFSVLDTMVKDQILEADWRKNTIEVLNKIDLTDINTIVDKPSDYIGISALTGENLPALIQMIDDRLATFMEKVNYTISIKDGAALSWLYNHSEILERNDDEENITLYVRLSPVNKARFEQIYPYE, translated from the coding sequence ATGACCAATTTTGATTCAACTCATCAAAATGCTCGTGCAGCAGTTATTGTTCCTTGGGATGTTTCAAATCGTCAAATAAGTAATCGAAACTCACAATCCAGATTAGAAGAGGCAATTGGTTTAGCTTCTTCTATCCGTTTAGAGATTTTACATACTGAAATTATAAATCTACGCTCTTATCGCTCTGCAACGCTGATAGGACAGGGGCATATAGAGCAGTTAAGAGATTCTATTCAATCTAATGAAATCGAAATTGCTATTTTCGATACTAGGTTAAGCCCCATCCAACAACGTAATTTAGAAAAAGCGTTGGCATGTAAGGTCATTGATCGTACGGCTTTGATTCTTGATATATTTGGTGAGCGTGCCCAAACAAAAGAGGGGACGTTACAAGTTGAGCTGGCGCATTTGCAATATCAACGCAGTCGTTTGGTCCGTTCTTGGACACATTTGGAACGTCAACGTGGGGGTTTTGGTTTTATGGGTGGTCCTGGTGAAACACAAATTGAAGCGGATAGGCGTTTAATTGATGAAAGAATTATTCGTTTAAAAAAGGATTTAGAACAAGTTCGACGCACCAGAGGATTACATCGTAAATCAAGACAAAAAGTACCCTTTCCTATTGTGGCTTTGATTGGATATACCAATGCTGGAAAATCAACATTGTTTAATAAGTTAACTGGGGCTGATGTTCATGCCCAAGATCAATTATTTGCAACGCTTGATCCTACAATGAGAAAGCTACAACTTCCTTCTGGAAAGACGATTATCTTATCGGACACTGTTGGCTTTATCAGTGACTTGCCCACTGAACTGATTGCTGCGTTTAGGGCAACATTAGAAGAAACTGCCGAAGCTGATATTATTTTGCATGTTAGGGATATTTCACATCCTGAAACCATAGAGCAACGGCAAGACGTATTCTCTGTTTTAGATACAATGGTCAAAGATCAAATTTTAGAGGCTGATTGGCGCAAAAATACGATTGAAGTGTTAAATAAAATTGATTTGACCGATATCAATACAATAGTTGATAAGCCTTCTGACTATATTGGTATTTCTGCATTAACAGGCGAAAATTTACCTGCTTTAATACAAATGATTGATGACCGCTTGGCTACATTTATGGAGAAAGTTAACTATACAATTTCAATCAAAGACGGTGCTGCATTATCATGGCTCTATAATCATAGTGAAATTTTAGAACGGAATGATGATGAAGAAAATATCACCTTATATGTCAGATTGTCTCCAGTAAATAAGGCACGTTTTGAACAAATATACCCTTATGAATGA
- a CDS encoding SDR family NAD(P)-dependent oxidoreductase — MRDSLDSILITGATSGMGQALAYFYAKPGIKLFLWGRSKKKLNETAQRCQAKGAVVYTYPIDLTNPIAATTLLHEIFKDFTIDMAILAAGSGDIKSEQDILESQKTLYDLTQLNYVTPSLMGNLLAQQMIQKDIQGKIIFISSVAGFHSLPFATAYSSSKAGLTRFSDSLRLAVKKWKIQVTLIIPGFIDTPMSQRLECDKPFLIPLDKAVEQITNAIAEGKRELILPKIFKLLKWVDLIAPSFLRDLILSRIKVKQD; from the coding sequence TTGCGTGATTCATTAGATTCTATTTTGATTACAGGTGCAACCAGCGGTATGGGTCAAGCACTTGCATATTTTTATGCCAAACCAGGAATAAAACTTTTTTTGTGGGGAAGGTCTAAGAAAAAATTAAATGAAACTGCACAACGATGTCAAGCCAAGGGTGCGGTTGTTTATACTTATCCTATTGACCTAACGAATCCTATTGCTGCAACGACATTACTCCATGAAATATTCAAAGATTTTACCATTGATATGGCTATTCTTGCCGCTGGGTCAGGTGATATTAAATCAGAACAAGATATATTAGAATCTCAAAAAACACTCTACGATTTAACGCAACTGAATTATGTTACCCCGAGCTTAATGGGAAATTTACTAGCTCAACAAATGATACAAAAAGATATTCAGGGGAAAATTATATTTATAAGTTCTGTTGCAGGGTTTCATTCATTACCTTTTGCAACTGCTTATAGTAGCTCAAAGGCGGGCTTGACGCGTTTTAGCGATTCGTTGAGGCTTGCGGTAAAAAAATGGAAAATACAAGTAACACTCATTATTCCTGGATTTATTGATACCCCAATGAGCCAACGACTTGAATGCGACAAGCCTTTTTTGATTCCTCTTGATAAAGCCGTAGAACAAATCACTAATGCAATTGCAGAGGGGAAAAGAGAACTCATTCTTCCAAAAATATTTAAACTTTTGAAATGGGTTGATCTAATAGCACCTAGTTTTTTAAGGGATTTAATTTTATCTCGGATCAAAGTCAAACAAGATTAA
- the ntrX gene encoding nitrogen assimilation response regulator NtrX, with amino-acid sequence MAHEILIVDDEPDIRLLIEGILQDEGYATRLAGDADAAISAFHARRPSLVILDIWLQGSRMDGLEILKLIQNEKPAVPTIMISGHGTIETAVSALQFGAYDFIEKPFTSDHLLVVVRRALESARLAQENAELRVRSGVAMQLNGQSQAISVLKSQIDKVAPTGSRVLISGAPGTGKEIAARSIHNLSKRADGPFLVLNCATLSPNRFEEELFGIEGTADGTQQRRTGVLERAHGGTLVLDEVADMPLETQGKIVRALQDQTFQRVGGSTRVKVDVRVIATTNRDLNVEIGAGNFREDLYYRLAVVPLKLPSLKDRREDIPELAKLFLQNCSELTGLPLIDLSADALTTLQTYEWPGNVRELRNLMERLLIMMPGNVSEAIRTDMLPNNIGQNAPGLLKIDTQTDIISLPLREARDLFETQYLQAQLMRFGGNISRTAGFVGMERSALHRKLKQLGVTSSEERSNNTNNNNNNNL; translated from the coding sequence ATGGCGCATGAAATTCTAATCGTTGATGATGAACCTGATATCAGGTTGCTTATCGAAGGAATTTTACAAGATGAAGGATACGCAACACGTCTTGCAGGAGATGCTGATGCTGCAATTAGTGCTTTTCACGCACGCAGACCTTCACTAGTCATTTTGGATATTTGGTTACAAGGTTCCAGAATGGATGGTTTAGAGATTTTAAAATTAATCCAAAATGAAAAACCAGCCGTGCCAACCATTATGATTTCTGGGCATGGGACAATTGAAACTGCTGTTTCTGCCCTTCAATTTGGCGCATATGATTTTATTGAAAAGCCATTTACTTCAGACCATTTGCTCGTCGTTGTTCGCCGAGCACTTGAAAGTGCTAGGTTGGCACAAGAAAATGCAGAGTTGCGCGTAAGAAGTGGCGTCGCAATGCAATTAAATGGTCAAAGTCAAGCCATTAGCGTTTTAAAAAGCCAAATTGACAAGGTTGCCCCAACAGGCTCACGCGTTTTGATTTCTGGAGCTCCTGGCACTGGAAAAGAAATTGCAGCACGATCTATCCATAATCTATCCAAACGCGCAGATGGTCCATTTCTGGTATTAAATTGTGCGACTTTATCCCCAAATCGTTTTGAAGAAGAATTATTCGGGATTGAGGGCACAGCTGATGGTACACAACAACGTAGAACAGGTGTTCTAGAACGTGCTCATGGGGGTACTTTGGTGCTTGATGAAGTGGCTGATATGCCCCTTGAAACTCAAGGGAAAATCGTCAGAGCATTACAAGATCAAACGTTCCAACGTGTTGGTGGTTCAACAAGAGTTAAAGTTGATGTGAGGGTCATTGCAACAACAAACAGAGATCTCAACGTCGAAATTGGCGCAGGTAATTTTAGAGAAGATTTATATTACCGCCTTGCGGTTGTTCCATTGAAATTACCTAGTTTAAAGGATAGGCGAGAGGATATTCCTGAACTTGCAAAGTTATTTTTACAAAATTGTTCAGAATTAACCGGGCTTCCGTTAATCGATTTATCTGCCGACGCATTAACGACATTACAAACCTATGAATGGCCAGGAAACGTTCGTGAATTGCGTAATTTAATGGAACGTTTGTTAATTATGATGCCAGGTAATGTAAGCGAGGCTATCCGCACGGATATGTTACCCAATAACATTGGGCAAAATGCTCCCGGCTTGTTAAAAATTGATACGCAGACCGATATTATTAGCCTGCCACTAAGAGAAGCTAGGGATTTATTTGAAACGCAATATTTACAAGCACAATTAATGCGGTTTGGTGGAAATATCAGTCGTACTGCTGGATTTGTTGGCATGGAACGAAGTGCCCTACATCGTAAGCTAAAGCAACTTGGAGTTACTTCTTCAGAAGAAAGAAGTAACAACACCAATAACAATAACAATAACAATTTATAA
- a CDS encoding TolC family outer membrane protein, producing the protein MIKCRYLGISLFSFLLSTTTWAQNYDGSGAPNFVPHTLEEALSTAYLTNPELQQERAVLRATDEGVSQAHAGWRPTIQTSLGGSITKGNSVGSSEFNDNGQIVQGQDTIQSADGQLGYQAQVSISQPIYQGGKTTAKTHQAVNAVMAERAKLLSTEQQVFQKVVKAYVGVIQAQQLLQININNEKILAEQVRATQQRFNLGEITRTDTAQAEAALAEARARRQTADGSLREAEATYTQVVGIAPPPNLKPPQPLILPVKTEQEAIAIAASNNPDVISALFTESAQKAAVNVAISEIMPKVNANLQYQRMKDQGVGRNQMDSKMGTLQMTLPIYQSGSEYSAIRQAKQQAQAAHRQVSSQRRTAMQLASSNWQKYLAAKASIGSNRSAIAANIVALAGVEKQAVVGTSTTLEMLQQQQTLLNSQTTLIQNLSTMVTASYDVAAAMGRLTAQDLKLNVPHYDYTAYYNAVKNRWWGMNDYAQDQPGR; encoded by the coding sequence ATGATTAAATGTCGATATCTTGGTATAAGCTTATTCAGCTTTTTGTTAAGCACAACGACTTGGGCACAAAATTATGATGGATCTGGTGCCCCCAATTTTGTTCCTCACACCTTAGAAGAGGCATTATCCACAGCTTACCTCACCAATCCAGAATTACAACAAGAACGTGCAGTATTAAGAGCAACTGATGAAGGTGTTTCCCAAGCACATGCGGGATGGCGACCTACAATTCAGACATCTCTTGGTGGCTCTATAACAAAAGGAAATTCTGTAGGGTCATCTGAGTTTAATGACAACGGACAGATAGTGCAAGGTCAAGATACGATTCAATCTGCAGATGGGCAATTAGGATATCAAGCTCAAGTTTCAATCTCACAACCGATCTATCAAGGCGGAAAGACAACAGCTAAAACGCATCAAGCTGTCAATGCAGTGATGGCCGAACGTGCTAAACTTCTTTCAACAGAACAGCAAGTTTTTCAAAAAGTTGTTAAAGCGTATGTTGGTGTTATTCAGGCTCAACAATTGTTGCAAATTAATATTAATAACGAAAAAATCCTTGCAGAACAGGTGAGAGCAACCCAACAACGGTTTAATTTAGGCGAAATCACACGAACAGATACAGCCCAAGCAGAAGCAGCACTTGCTGAGGCACGCGCTAGACGTCAAACAGCTGATGGTAGCCTAAGAGAAGCAGAAGCAACTTATACTCAGGTTGTCGGGATTGCACCACCGCCCAATTTAAAACCACCGCAACCATTAATTTTGCCTGTAAAAACAGAACAAGAGGCTATCGCTATTGCAGCATCCAACAATCCAGATGTTATTTCAGCATTATTTACCGAATCTGCACAAAAAGCAGCGGTAAATGTTGCTATTTCTGAAATTATGCCAAAAGTTAATGCGAATTTGCAATATCAAAGAATGAAAGATCAAGGTGTCGGTCGAAACCAAATGGATAGTAAAATGGGCACGTTGCAAATGACCTTGCCTATCTATCAAAGCGGTTCAGAATATTCTGCAATTCGTCAAGCAAAGCAACAAGCACAAGCAGCGCATAGACAAGTAAGCTCTCAAAGACGAACTGCTATGCAATTAGCATCCAGCAATTGGCAAAAATATTTGGCAGCAAAAGCTTCAATTGGTAGTAACCGTTCTGCTATTGCAGCGAATATCGTTGCTTTGGCTGGTGTCGAAAAACAAGCCGTTGTTGGAACGAGTACTACTTTAGAAATGTTGCAACAACAACAAACCTTATTAAATTCACAAACAACCCTTATTCAAAACCTTAGCACTATGGTTACGGCTTCTTATGATGTTGCTGCTGCTATGGGACGGTTAACAGCCCAAGATTTAAAACTGAATGTACCTCATTACGACTATACAGCGTATTACAATGCAGTTAAAAACAGATGGTGGGGCATGAATGACTATGCCCAAGATCAGCCTGGTCGTTAA
- a CDS encoding sigma 54-interacting transcriptional regulator: MLNNTPTILVADDDRSIRTVLKQALIRAKYHVELTDNATELWNLICAGKGDVVITDVSMPDKNIFDIIPKIKEIKPNLPIIVISALSTLSTALQAEQEDVFDYLPKPFDLDKLLNTVHHALKYVKSNNKDQELEEKLPLVGKSAAMQNIYRMIARLINSNLSVIISGESGTGKEAVAKTLHHYGNRRSYPFITLNMSAMTASEIENKLFGYEENGQWQSGYLEQSINGTLFIDEINEMPLDIQTRLLKILENNSDIIHYTQKKSMRLIAATRYNLFELVQKQQFREELYHRLNVISVQIPSLKERAEDIPLLIEHFLQENSSSTTLSEQSIILLKEYHWPGNVRELRNLILRLVTFYPNQIIQEDLILPNLEKKPHQHHETGCLPLSTLIENHICRYFSENKGLPINKLYAQMLAEVEKPLIEQTLIETEGNQIKAAAILGINRNTLRKKIKDFNIIHK; the protein is encoded by the coding sequence ATGCTAAACAACACTCCAACAATTTTGGTTGCTGATGACGATCGTTCCATTCGTACTGTATTAAAACAAGCCTTGATACGTGCAAAATATCATGTTGAATTAACAGATAATGCAACTGAATTATGGAATTTAATTTGCGCTGGCAAGGGTGATGTCGTCATCACTGATGTTTCTATGCCTGACAAGAATATCTTTGACATTATCCCTAAAATCAAAGAGATTAAACCAAATCTTCCTATTATTGTGATTAGTGCCTTATCCACTTTATCAACAGCGTTACAAGCGGAACAAGAGGACGTTTTTGATTATTTACCTAAACCTTTTGATTTAGATAAATTATTAAATACGGTGCATCATGCGTTAAAATACGTAAAAAGCAACAATAAAGATCAAGAATTAGAGGAAAAACTCCCTTTAGTTGGAAAATCTGCTGCGATGCAAAATATTTATCGTATGATAGCTCGGCTTATTAATTCCAACTTAAGTGTCATTATTTCTGGTGAAAGTGGTACAGGAAAAGAAGCTGTCGCGAAAACATTACATCATTATGGCAATAGGCGTTCATATCCATTCATTACCTTGAATATGTCTGCAATGACTGCCAGTGAAATTGAAAATAAACTATTTGGATATGAAGAGAACGGACAATGGCAGTCAGGATATCTAGAACAAAGCATTAATGGAACTTTATTTATTGATGAAATCAATGAAATGCCTTTGGATATTCAAACACGTTTATTAAAGATACTAGAGAATAATTCGGATATTATTCATTATACACAAAAAAAATCGATGCGCCTTATTGCTGCTACTCGTTATAATTTATTTGAATTAGTGCAAAAACAACAATTTAGAGAAGAGTTATATCATCGTTTGAATGTTATTTCTGTGCAAATCCCTTCCTTAAAGGAAAGAGCTGAAGATATCCCTTTGTTGATCGAACATTTTTTGCAAGAAAATTCTAGTTCTACGACGTTATCAGAACAATCAATTATTCTTTTAAAAGAATATCATTGGCCAGGAAATGTCCGTGAATTACGAAATTTGATCTTACGCTTAGTAACTTTTTATCCCAACCAAATCATTCAAGAGGATCTTATATTACCAAATCTTGAAAAGAAACCGCATCAACATCATGAAACTGGTTGTTTACCATTATCAACCTTAATAGAAAATCACATTTGTCGGTATTTTTCTGAAAATAAAGGATTACCAATTAATAAATTATATGCTCAAATGCTAGCAGAAGTTGAAAAACCACTAATAGAACAAACTTTGATTGAAACAGAAGGCAATCAAATCAAAGCTGCTGCTATTTTAGGGATCAACAGAAATACGTTGCGCAAAAAAATTAAAGACTTTAATATTATTCATAAATAG
- a CDS encoding protein-L-isoaspartate O-methyltransferase family protein, translating to MNHSHFDFAEARQNMVENQLRPAEVNHTQLTEIMRALPREECVKPSQREMAYADINLPLSHNRFLSEPRVIARLVQLADIRPGEKILVVGASTGYLPAIIQLLEAEIFAVEENEELSVQGQDFCKKYADRVHWHMGKLSEGYPEAKPFDVILIDGAVTEIPSQLADQLVLNGRIVTVLKKDGQASQAVKIEKTTNGLATISCFYASLPLLQEFKD from the coding sequence ATGAATCACTCTCATTTTGATTTTGCTGAGGCACGACAGAATATGGTTGAAAATCAACTTCGTCCTGCTGAGGTAAACCATACACAACTTACCGAAATTATGCGCGCTCTCCCTCGTGAAGAATGTGTTAAACCATCACAACGTGAGATGGCATATGCAGATATTAATTTGCCTTTATCCCACAACCGCTTCCTAAGCGAACCCAGAGTTATCGCACGATTAGTCCAGTTGGCTGATATTCGTCCTGGTGAAAAAATATTGGTCGTTGGTGCTTCAACTGGATACTTGCCCGCAATCATTCAATTGCTAGAAGCAGAAATTTTTGCAGTAGAAGAAAATGAAGAACTTTCTGTACAAGGTCAAGATTTTTGCAAAAAATATGCGGATCGTGTTCATTGGCATATGGGTAAATTATCCGAAGGTTACCCAGAAGCAAAACCATTCGATGTTATTTTAATTGATGGCGCTGTGACAGAAATTCCCAGTCAATTAGCCGATCAGCTCGTACTAAACGGTCGTATTGTTACCGTTCTTAAAAAAGACGGGCAAGCAAGCCAAGCAGTAAAAATAGAAAAAACTACCAATGGTCTTGCAACAATTTCTTGTTTTTATGCTAGCCTACCTTTATTACAAGAATTTAAAGATTAA
- a CDS encoding sensor histidine kinase NtrY-like, which translates to MSKKANYTSFLRIIEKLSGRKATLILVALALFFGVVTFVILSGGIVTSHKHHVQLIITFLNLSVLLLLVTALSIRILRLIAERRKGMAGSKIHVKLVVLFGIISTIPTILVGVFATVLFHFGIQIWFSNRVSTALNEALQASRGYLQEHNANIRTEAFSLANYIQGMQNNLAQEGQNLFEDGNVLDQILDSQATLRGLNAAIVYNPATQKIVASGGLLNNVSYVKNLPRTTTSFMTHNDVAILDSSDKETVRAAISLSDTPALMLLIIRPVDPTILNHMYKTEKVVDQYNMLNAKQSQIQIMFVIIFGLVALLVLAAAVLLGLYLANQIARPVGLLTLAAKKVSEGNLNVSVPERDKDDELTDLSRTFNKMTNQLSVQRTELIKANKQIDDRRRFTEAVLFGVSSGVIGLDQQMTIELPNRSANQLLNVDLFNHIGQKITDIVPEFTEFLLKNADRTQQSKQEEIQIQTPSGSRVLLVQIGPEIGGSEIEGFVITFDDITELQSAQRKAAWADIARRIAHEIKNPLTPIQLAAERLKRRFLKEIQSDSQIFSQCIDTIIRHVGDIGRMVDEFSSFARMPQPVMSKNNLSTIVRDTLILQQNAHSEIIYHIELPNQGPYLDCDQRLIGQALTNLFQNAADAIGMLNKCDNIETAIAGNIWVQVKESDKEICIFVTDDGIGLPQEDRLRLTEPYVTHKPKGTGLGLAIVKKIMEDHKGTLQLRDRAEGKGTTSILAFQK; encoded by the coding sequence GTGTCAAAAAAAGCTAATTATACATCATTTTTACGCATTATAGAAAAGCTCTCTGGTCGAAAAGCAACACTTATATTGGTTGCTTTGGCTTTATTTTTCGGCGTTGTCACATTTGTTATTCTTTCAGGTGGTATTGTTACGTCGCACAAACATCATGTACAACTTATTATTACTTTTTTGAATTTATCTGTTTTGCTGTTGCTTGTGACTGCTCTGTCTATACGTATTTTACGTTTGATTGCAGAACGTCGTAAAGGAATGGCAGGATCAAAGATCCATGTAAAGTTGGTTGTTCTTTTTGGTATTATTTCAACCATTCCTACGATTTTAGTGGGTGTTTTTGCTACTGTTTTATTTCATTTTGGTATCCAAATCTGGTTTAGCAATCGTGTTAGTACTGCTTTGAATGAAGCCCTGCAAGCATCCAGAGGATATCTGCAAGAACATAATGCCAATATTCGCACAGAGGCTTTTTCTTTGGCAAATTATATCCAAGGAATGCAAAATAATCTTGCCCAAGAAGGTCAAAATTTATTTGAAGATGGCAATGTTTTGGATCAAATCCTAGACTCTCAAGCTACGTTGAGGGGGCTAAATGCTGCGATTGTTTATAATCCTGCCACTCAAAAAATTGTCGCCTCGGGTGGATTGCTGAATAATGTTTCTTATGTTAAGAATTTACCTCGCACAACCACCAGCTTCATGACTCACAATGACGTAGCAATTCTTGATTCTTCGGATAAAGAAACCGTAAGGGCTGCTATTTCCTTAAGTGATACCCCTGCTTTGATGTTGTTAATCATCAGACCCGTTGATCCGACAATTTTAAATCATATGTATAAAACGGAAAAAGTTGTCGACCAATATAACATGCTAAATGCCAAACAATCACAAATCCAAATTATGTTTGTTATTATTTTTGGGCTGGTTGCGTTATTGGTATTAGCAGCCGCGGTGTTATTAGGATTATATTTAGCCAACCAAATTGCGCGTCCTGTGGGATTGTTAACCCTTGCTGCCAAAAAAGTCAGTGAGGGAAACTTGAATGTCAGTGTTCCTGAGCGGGATAAAGATGATGAGCTTACTGATCTATCACGTACATTTAATAAAATGACCAATCAATTATCTGTTCAACGTACAGAGTTAATTAAAGCCAACAAACAGATTGATGATCGTCGACGCTTTACCGAAGCTGTATTATTTGGTGTATCTAGTGGTGTGATCGGACTGGATCAACAAATGACAATCGAACTACCGAATCGGTCAGCCAATCAATTATTGAATGTTGATTTGTTCAATCATATTGGTCAAAAAATTACAGATATCGTTCCCGAGTTTACAGAGTTTTTACTTAAAAATGCTGATAGAACGCAACAATCTAAACAAGAAGAAATACAGATACAAACACCGTCGGGCAGTCGTGTTTTATTGGTACAGATTGGTCCAGAAATTGGAGGATCAGAAATTGAAGGATTCGTTATCACATTTGATGACATTACAGAACTGCAGTCAGCCCAAAGAAAGGCTGCTTGGGCTGATATCGCCAGAAGGATCGCGCATGAAATTAAAAACCCTTTAACCCCTATACAGTTAGCAGCCGAGCGTTTGAAAAGACGGTTTCTTAAGGAAATTCAATCAGACAGTCAAATATTCAGCCAATGTATTGATACAATTATTCGCCATGTTGGTGATATTGGCAGGATGGTTGATGAGTTTTCGTCTTTTGCACGAATGCCACAACCTGTTATGAGTAAAAACAATCTTTCAACGATTGTTAGAGATACATTGATACTACAACAAAATGCACATTCTGAAATTATATATCATATAGAACTTCCCAATCAAGGACCTTATTTGGATTGTGACCAAAGACTAATTGGGCAAGCATTAACGAACTTGTTTCAAAACGCCGCAGATGCTATTGGTATGTTAAATAAATGTGATAATATTGAAACAGCTATTGCAGGAAACATATGGGTTCAGGTAAAAGAGTCTGATAAAGAGATATGCATATTTGTAACAGATGATGGGATTGGTTTGCCACAAGAAGACAGATTACGTTTGACAGAACCTTATGTCACCCATAAACCTAAGGGAACAGGATTAGGTCTTGCTATTGTAAAGAAAATTATGGAAGATCATAAAGGAACCTTGCAATTAAGAGATCGTGCCGAAGGAAAAGGTACAACATCAATTTTGGCTTTTCAAAAATGA